A stretch of DNA from Acipenser ruthenus chromosome 21, fAciRut3.2 maternal haplotype, whole genome shotgun sequence:
AATTCAGGTACTCAATGACTTCTGGCAACAAATGGCACAACTATAACAGGTATCTGCAGCACACATTCTGTATATTTTGAAGTCACATTTCTACCTTGCTCGAACTGTGTTTCCACCTGCAGGTACCTGCGCAACAGATCCAACAACACAGATTTCATGTAGCCTCGGATGCCACTGCGGTACCTAGGAGAAACATAAACCCCCTGTAACAGACCTGCAGTGCAATACCTCCTCATCCCTGTAATGGCACTGCTGAACTGGTGCAGCTACACTCAAGGTAAAATCAAGCCTGCTTACCTCTGCACCAGCTGCACAATACTCTGTGTGTTCATAAAGAAGACCTCTCGATCAGCCTTTTTCTGCAGGGTGGCAGCGTGGCTGTCCAGTATATTCGCTATCTGTAAGAGAAAGCATTACAGATATAGATCACTTTCCTTGACTTATTTTAGTGAAATAGAAACAAGGCTGACCAGCGATGAGCAAATGCCGTGGACTTTGTTAAGTGCAATACTTTGTGGTCCAAAATCCTGATCATTCTGGATATtataacacataataataattttgcagttCTTCAAATGAACTTTTGCTGAGCTGTCTGTAACACCACACACACTAGTCCCATTCTCTAACTGATCAGACTCACCAGCTGGCTGGGGAACTGGCAGAGCACAGAGGTGATGTTGCTGGCGTACTGGGCCATCACCTTGCGGATTGCCTTCTCCACGGATGCTGGGATTCGTCCAGAGACACTGGTCATGATCTCCTGGAGCTCcagcagggggagggaggggtctCGGAGAGTCTTCATCAGCGTCCGCACCCACTCCTTcagctgggagagagagagaggggcagaggAGAGCTCAGCGGCACGCAGCAAGTTTGCAATCATGTTATTTTCAATAGCAGCTCTATTAAGTACATAAAGCCCGCTTGGTTGGACTCCTACCTTGTTGCTGAAGTAGGGATCCGGCAGGCAGAAGCCGTCCATGACCTTGACCAGGTTCTCCAGGACGTTGTGGAACACCTGATGGAGCTTCTCCCCAATGGTGGCCAGAGTCTGCTGGGGGGGCAGGGTCCCCGTGTACAGCTGTacctggggagggagggggtcaaggaacATCAATACAAAACAGACAAAGCCAGCCGCAGATTGACCAACAAGTACCGGTAACTCACCCACTGTGGCAAACAATTTAATAAGATTTTGGTCTGGGTCCAAATAAGTGTTAAAAGTATAACACTATAATTACTCAACAGGTGCTGCaaagctttttctttctttttttaagctaGTGAAGCCGTGCACTTACAGGGTGCAGACTGGTGGAGTCATCCAGCTCCAGCTTAGCGACTATGCACCCTGAATCCAGCACGGCGCCGGGCCTCTTCACGTAGTGCACGCAGCCAGACTCCTGCACTGTCAGGGCCATCACCATCTTCATCACCTGCAGACGCACACAGTTCCAGAACAGATCAGAGCCCACACTGTCAATTACCAGCATTTTCACAGTTCTCTCTTATTGTTTCTGCACATTTCTCCACATGGACATCTTGGCCCATTTAATGTTGCCAGTAGCCCCTGAATTCTTTAGCAAAGACCCTTGCCTGTTCCAGCTTGCTAGCACACCAAGAGGCAGAACTGAAGACGGtataaaatatttacaattcCCAACCAAGCTTTTACTACGCATGAAGGATATAAATAAGCCTGTGTTTGTTATTATGATCCGGAGCGATTGTGGTCAGTATTGTCAGTGCTAACCTCAATCTCGGCATAACAGTTCCCAGCGAAGAGATGGCCCCCATCCTGCACCATGTACTGCAGGAGtttaccagcagagggagacctGAGCACAGTGGGGTCCTTTTCCTTCTCAAAGACACTGGTCTTATTGCCAATAGTGATGCGATACCTACAACAGAAGGATTGACATgttcatcacaaaaaaaaaacaacgttttacataaaaagaaaaaggacaAGTCAAGAAGCGGCTTGCTTGCCTGTCCACTTCTTCCTTCATGTACGTGGTGTAGCTGCAGCCATCGTAAGAGAGCAGAAGCCCTCCATCGCTCAGCCTGTGGACGTCGATCTCAATGTGGGAGCCGTTCATGATGATCACGTATGTGGTCAGGGCCTGCCGAGCTACCTGCACAGGACCCAAACAGATCAGAAAGGCTTCAGTACCAAGTGCCAGCAGCTATAAAAGCCCATGTAAAAGTATCACTTAGGTGCTGTACCAGGTGCAGATCTGCTAAGTGCACGTCATGTACTGAGAATCTCACATTTTGTCTGTATTTCTTTACAATGCAATACACACACCACGTGCAGTAAGAATGAATCAATGATTTCTTAAATTGAAACGCTACTTTTCAACAGTTTTAGACCCCCTGGTGTCGGCCAGGTTGGCTTGGTTTGGCGGATGAACCCTCAGGAACAAGCTTGAGCTGAGCTGTGTCTCTCACCTGCAGGGAGTACTTCACCCCATCATAGATCAGCTCCACATCGACAGTGTTCAGCAGACTGTAAGCAGGAAGGACCTGGCCTCTGAAGTAAAAAGAGGAATCCTTACAGAATCGCCGTTAAGAGAATCAGCACCTGCAACTGCTCTGTGCGATCAAACCTGACGAGGCTTTCTGCCAGCACTGACAGCTTATCTACATAGTCTGAGCTTGCTATAATGATACAGATTGTTTAACATCAGAAGTAGGACATTTGTACGTTTTACAAAAAGGAACATTCACACTACAAAGTCAGTGTATTGAATGTCGGCGCAGAACAGTGAAACACAGGCTCTGTATTTTTGGATTGAAGTGGTCTCCTGTTCATAGCAGAACCTGGCTGTTGTTACTGCGCGCACCTCTCGAGCGAATGCAGGAAATCAGACATGCTCTTTCTGAAGCCGGCGTCCGCAACATGCAATGATCCACACACCACCCCCAGCATGGTGTCTGGCCTTTCAGCCTGAAAAAAGAGGGAAAGAAATCATAATGCCATTAAAGCACATGAAGGTACTGTACTGAAAACCAACAGAGAACATGTATTGTCCTGATGAGACACATGACTCTAGGACCATAACCAAGATGGACTACACAACATCTCTTATTTGGATGGACAGATCTTTACCCCAAGCTGGCTAGTCCCAGTACACTGATTGACTTGCAAGAACCTCCTTGTTCGCTGAAGGAGCCGCTGAAACCAGGAGGGCCCTCACCTGCACTTTCTCTGCGATGAGATGATCGAGCCAGCCGGTGTCAGTGTCATTGTTCTGGAAGCTCTCGGTCTCCAAGAGTTTGATCAGGTACTCCACTGTTGTTCGGAAGTCCCCGCGGATAGACAGCTCCTTCATGGCTACCACCATGTTCCTTGgggaaatatatatacattttaaatcccaTTAGCTGTTAATCATTTTGATATAATGAATGTTTTTGCTAGTAATGTATCCACATGGGGTTAATGTCACTGTGAAGAAATCTCACTTTTGTTGCTTACTGCAGATGTTGTTGAGACACAGAGCTCTTATTGTAACGTTGCAGCACCCTGGTGTGCTTGATCAGTATGAACGCGTTGTATTTCTTTACTGTTCAAAACGTGCTTCATGAAGTACGCTCCCACGCTGGTACTTACGAAATGGCTTCTTCTCGATTCTCTCCCCAGGAGAAGCAGTGGCCGAACTGAGAATCGGCAAACTCGTGGAGCCCTCCAGCGGCCCCAACGCTGAAGTAGCCCCAGACATTCTTACTGCTGCGGAAATTCAGCTCCTGCACTGTCCCCGAGCTCGGCTTGAAGCCCTGAAACATAGCATCCAAACAAACCTATCAGTAGGTGGACTGTGATTCCCTGGGTCAGGGCAGTCTCAGATGAACAGAAACCCAGTGACAGTCCCGCACCTCGTCAGGGTTCTCGCTGGTGATCCGGGCTGCGATGACGTGGCCCCGTGGACTGGGAGCGTTGGCTGGGGTCTGGAAGTTGATGGGCGAGTCCCCCCAGGGTTTCTCTCCATACAGAGCCCGGATATCCTTAATCCTGTGGAGGGGGATTCCCATTGCGATCTGTGGGGATTGGATTAGATCAGCCACAGGGACGCATCCACAAATAAAACTAAGCATTTTTACTGCCAAAAAATATCAGTGTGGGCATGTACAGATGtaaggtatttattttgtttcctatATGGCTAACATGGTTTTGAATAGATAGGACCCTTGCAGAAATACATATTATGCAGTATGATGACAGCTGGGTCTACTGCAGAAGATATCCTAGCTGCATCTCACTCCAGCAGCAGTTTTGTATAAAGCTTACAATTCCTAAAAAGAAGCAAGAAAGACAATTTTTGATGCGACGTTACTGATGGTACTTGAGTTACCTGGAGTTGGGCTGCAGGTAAATTCACGTCCGCTATCATCTCAGTACAGGGGTGCTCCACCTGCAGGCGGGGGTTCAGCTCCAGGAAGTGGAAGTTTCCATCTTCTGCGTAGAGGTACTCCACGGTCCCAGCACTCACATAGCCCACCATCTTAGCCAGGCGAACTGCACACTGCACAAGGGCAAGGCAAGATAGACAGTGacacatactgcagcagcttttaGGAAAACCTGGGCAATATCCTCTGCAAATTGAACCATCATATGGGTATCATATGGGAAATGATTAAAGgtagaaacacatacaaaattgCAGTGAAcaaagaagaagcagaagaagaatggcaataataataataataataataataatagcgtcaGTGCACTGACTGGCCACTTACCTGCTCCATGTACTCAAACACTGGGGAAGCTGCTATGGTTGCTGGGGCCTCCTCAATGATTTTCTGATGCCGGCGCTGGATGGAGCAGTCACGTCCGAAGAGAGAGATGGCATTCCCGTACTGGTCAGCTAGGATCTGGACCTCCAAGTGCCGTGCGTGCTCAGCAAGCTGCATCACGAAGATGGGCGAGCCAGGCACCTCCGCCTGCACCTGCACCATGCAATAGACATGTGGGTCAGTACAACGTCACCACATCGCGAGACTGCAATTTCACTGCATTTGCTTTGTCCTCTGTGTGTGCAATCTCAGAAGCTCACTTTGCTTTTGCTGATGTAGCTACAACATTAGGTCTTAGAAAGCATTTCTTAAGCATCTTGATTTTGGGAAGCTCCAGGACTCGATTACCTGGCGGTAGAAGCCAGCAAAGTCTTCCGAACTGTCCACTCTTCTGATTCCTTTTCCTCCGCCTCCTTCAGAAGCTTTTATCATCACAGGGTAGCCGATTTTCTCTGCCTCCTGAAATCAAGCACAAAGTGTAAAGCAAGTTTAACAGCCTGAGCAGCAACATGAAGAAGCAGTGCACCAATCGAAATTCATGACATGGAGAAAGTTGTTCCCCTCCCTCCAGAATATTAAAGAATAGTCTTTCCACTTTTACTATATTCACTATATAAGAAAATAACCTCTTTCCACAAACATAAACCCCCAGTTTCCATGACTACCTCAGTTTCACTCCTAATCCAACAGCAGCTGAAGTGAGTTAGTAATTCACTGCGTTTGTTTCAACAGGGACTCCGCTCACAAGCGTCTcttaaactttttaaatttaCCGCCAGTCCTTCGTCGACGTCTCCGATGCAGCCCCTTGCGTACACCTCTGTGGGGACACTGATCACATTGCCTAGTCTCTGGTCCTCCTCTGTCCACTCCACGGTGAGACCTGCAGTGGAAACGCTGCGTCACTGACAAGGCCCCTCGGAGCAAAGCAAGGATTGTTTGAGTCTGAGGTTATGGAGGAATTTCTTTTCGCACAcacaaataagactcccattgcacagcaatctgctccattcctggttttactatgagtttaatacaACACATCTGAGCgtgctacctatacactgtggctaaccaagctcATATTCAAACCTTGACttggtgaatctgctatgcagtaggagtcttatttccatccctgtatataCAAGTATAAATGTATGTTTCAGAGTCAGTAATATAATATTACCAGATCCAGTCCATGGCAGGGTAGGAATGTCAGCACTCTGGGCCACTATGGAAGAAGCTACTTTGTCTCCTAACGCCCACATAGCCTTGCTGGGGGGTCCTGaaataaaaggaaataaaaatacatcaggATGAACCATCCTGCAGGTGGCATGACTACTGGTGGGTTGGAAATGACAGATGATTTCAAGTTTGCTCTCCAACAAAGAACTACAGTATCTAAAAAGAGCTGGTGTTGCTCGTTCAGCCAGTAGGAAATTCCTATAGTTGTCACTTCGTACCTAGGAAGGCTATCCCACATTTCTGCAGCAACTCTGGGAGTTTGGGATTCTCTGAAGCATGTCCCCATCCGGCCCACACAGCCtgggagagagaggacagagcagACATTGACAGGATGCAGCGTGGTCTACTACATACTGCATTCCTACTGAGAACACCTGGAACGTGAAGCCACACAGTTTAATCCACAAGTCAAGGGAGTACCTGTACTGGGATTCTCTTAGCAATGTCCACAATCAGCTCCACATTGGCGTAGTTATTGTTGTTGGCACCACCGGGCACTGGCACATAGTGGTCTGCCATTTTTATATACTCtggaaagaaacaacacagtggCTAGAAGGCTCAAATCACTAACTTTAGTAGAGCAAAAACTCTAGGCACGTTTAGCATCACAGCAATACAAATCCGGTTCATTCGAAAGGTGTTTTACCTGCATTGGCCTTCAGGTCCTCGGGCGTAACCATGACGACAAATCGAATGGCCCTCTCGTTCCGGAACATCTCGTAGGACCACCGACGAATGGAGCGCATGCACTTCACAGCCGCAATGCCATTGTTAGCTATCAGGACCTTGAAAAGGGATAAGATAGTGAATCAGCTGCCTGACCTGTGCACACTTAGCTCATAACCATCTGATATCTGTGGAAAAGTAAAAGGGGAGGGAATATGAAAATTGAGGAGATCATCATCTGGGGAAACCAGCCTCTTTGCTATGGAGTACAAACTCTCAGTATTAGTATGGATGAGCCACCAGGTAGCTCATTTTCTGCACTAACCAAATTGAATAGGGATTATTTTATAGCAAGGCTCTGCAATAAAAACTTGTGAGGTCACATCATAGAACTACCTCACAAATTCAGCATCTATAACAACCGAGGCATTCTGGTGGGACAATGACGGAAGGATCAGTGCAGAGGCACAGCAGACTGACTGACTTTAGGTAACGCTAGTTCATCCAAGATTGAAATCACCAAAAAGAATTCCAGAAAATAAAGCAGCGTACTGACCTTCTCGATGACGCGGTCGCCCCCGAATCGCGTGACGAACTCCGCGGGCGAGGCGACAGTGAAGTCTCTGTGCAGATCCATCCTGTTGTGCTCCCTCCCCTTCTTCATCAGGTGCAGGCCCGACATGCTGGGCCTAGGAGGAAACGCATGCCTGCTGGTTAGATTGATGACTTTCACCTCCCATGTAAAGCAAGGGTATACCGTCTATCAAATTACTCAGCAAAATCTTAAATCGTGTTACTGTCATGCTCCAAGGTAATAGAAGTTTGTACAATTACAATTGATGTGTTCCACAAACACTTCCTTAATTGCTTTAAAACTCTCCCTCTAGCTAAAAGATGAATTGAAAATGTTACTACAGTTCAGGTTTACAGTGCACGTGTTTACTTAACAGAATATGCATTGTGGCTAAGTGCCTGTTTGAAGAGTGACTTGGCAA
This window harbors:
- the LOC117428031 gene encoding acetyl-CoA carboxylase 2-like isoform X6, encoding MIIAVLTGFFILLLIWKVMEDQLKLVVSGKNGDVDQVSNPGKQTEPDPPSESETTCPSALPSSQPNSTVVSKQAEPTASTTSIAKGESPENASLPPLGQTHQLQASTSARLQNSSIRAAVQPSPGHAQDAPGFPHKAALRRERLKFVIGSSEDNSSDDELGMLDHRDGEASRPAPSSSSVVPVSPLAAPRKTLAPKTMRPSMSGLHLMKKGREHNRMDLHRDFTVASPAEFVTRFGGDRVIEKVLIANNGIAAVKCMRSIRRWSYEMFRNERAIRFVVMVTPEDLKANAEYIKMADHYVPVPGGANNNNYANVELIVDIAKRIPVQAVWAGWGHASENPKLPELLQKCGIAFLGPPSKAMWALGDKVASSIVAQSADIPTLPWTGSGLTVEWTEEDQRLGNVISVPTEVYARGCIGDVDEGLAEAEKIGYPVMIKASEGGGGKGIRRVDSSEDFAGFYRQVQAEVPGSPIFVMQLAEHARHLEVQILADQYGNAISLFGRDCSIQRRHQKIIEEAPATIAASPVFEYMEQCAVRLAKMVGYVSAGTVEYLYAEDGNFHFLELNPRLQVEHPCTEMIADVNLPAAQLQIAMGIPLHRIKDIRALYGEKPWGDSPINFQTPANAPSPRGHVIAARITSENPDEGFKPSSGTVQELNFRSSKNVWGYFSVGAAGGLHEFADSQFGHCFSWGENREEAISNMVVAMKELSIRGDFRTTVEYLIKLLETESFQNNDTDTGWLDHLIAEKVQAERPDTMLGVVCGSLHVADAGFRKSMSDFLHSLERGQVLPAYSLLNTVDVELIYDGVKYSLQVARQALTTYVIIMNGSHIEIDVHRLSDGGLLLSYDGCSYTTYMKEEVDRYRITIGNKTSVFEKEKDPTVLRSPSAGKLLQYMVQDGGHLFAGNCYAEIEVMKMVMALTVQESGCVHYVKRPGAVLDSGCIVAKLELDDSTSLHPVQLYTGTLPPQQTLATIGEKLHQVFHNVLENLVKVMDGFCLPDPYFSNKLKEWVRTLMKTLRDPSLPLLELQEIMTSVSGRIPASVEKAIRKVMAQYASNITSVLCQFPSQLIANILDSHAATLQKKADREVFFMNTQSIVQLVQRYRSGIRGYMKSVLLDLLRRYLQVETQFEQAHFDKCVRNLREQYKPDMTPVLECIFSHSQVAKKNVLVTMLIDQICSRDPTLADELMVILDELTQLSKTENSKVALRARQALIASHLPSYELRHNQVESIFLSAIDMYGHQFCPENLKKLILSETSIFDVLPNFFYHCNQVVCMAALEVYVRRAYIAYELNSLQHHQLQGGTCVVDFQFMLPSSHPNSVVVPSVFLALRSYIADKGSSPTLNRMAVPVSAGSAGHFEMSRQGSELYMEGSLSPPCQRMGAMVAFQSFEEFVRSFDEVISCFAEPLMDSPMFSEARSTFYDEEDCKSVREDPIHIINIAIKSSAEQEDDALVKDFSTYCQSKKSILFEYGIRRITFLVAQKREFPKFFTFRARDQFQEDRIYRNLEPALAFQLELNRMRNFDLTAMPCSNHKMYQYLGAARVEEGTEITDYRFFIRAIIRHSDLITKEASFEYLQNEGERLLLEAMDELEVAFNNTTVRTDCNHIFLNFVPTVIMDPSKIEESVHSMVMRYRFLTVCSSSPCPRSRSRCTLW